Below is a window of Veillonella rodentium DNA.
ACACATACTGAGGATGCAGTTCATCCTTGTCAGGCTCAGGTACCACCATAGGATATTCCTCCTGCCATTCTCGAATCTGCGCCAGCCACGGTTCGTGTGTCGCCGGTTCCACCAATGCGTTGAGATCGGATAATACGTGTTTTAAATCACCTACAATAGGCACATCGATGGCAACGTTCTTATCAATTTCCGCAGGGTCGATATCGATGTGGATAATCTTCGCCTTTTTGCAGAAGAAATCAGGATGACCCGTGATGCGGTCGTGGAATCTGATGCCCGCCGCAATGACGAGATCCGCCTCATCCGTGCAGTTATTAGCCGCAACAGAACCGTGCATTCCTACCATGCCGAGGGCCAATTCGTGATTTCCCGGAAAACCGCCGAGGCCTACCAATGTGTTGGTAACGGGAATCTGTGCCGTTTCCGCCAACGTCTTCAGCTCCGCCATGGCGTTAGCTTTCAAAATACCGGCACCGGCGATGATCAAAGGCCGTTTCGCATTTTTAATAAGCGTTGCCGCCTTTTTAATCTGGCCCTGATGGCCCTTATAGGTAGGATCATATCCTTCAAGACTGATCGGAACCTCATACAATTTATTATATTCAGCCAAAGATATCGTTTCCGTCTGAATATCCTTCGGAATATCGATTAACACAGGCCCCGGACGACCTGTACCTGCGATAAAGTACGCTTCCTTGATGATGCGGGGCAGGTCGTGTATATCCTGAACGAGGTAATTATGCTTTGTAATCGGCATCGTAATCCCCTGGATATCCGCTTCCTGAAACGAATCTTTACCGATAAACGGACGGCCGACCTGACCGGTAATGGCCACCATCGGTACGGAATCCATATAAGCGGTCATGATCCCCGTCACAAGATTCGTCGCGCCCGGTCCGGATGTAGCGAGACATACACCTATTTTCCCCGATACACGCGCATAGCCGTCGGCTGCATGAGCCGCCCCCTGTTCATGACGCACGAAATAATGTTTGATTTCAGGGAAACTATAAATTTCATCATAAATTGGAATAACGGCACCGCCCGGATACCCGAACATATCGGTTACGCCGAGGCGATGTAGTGTTTCTAGGACAATTCGTGCCCCATTGATTGTTTCTGCACTCATAGGAACCCTTTCAACCAGCTATTCTGATAGAATTTCACTGGAATTTAAACGCTTAATGGTGTAACCATTCTTTTTAAAAGTTTCAATAATACTTTGAATGTGTTCTTCTCCGTTTGTTTCAACGGTCACCTGTAATTCCACCTCATGAAAGCGGTCCAGATTTTTAAACTGATTATGATCAAGCTTGATTACGTTCGCATCTGCATCGGCAAGCATTTCAGAAACGGCCACCAGCTGACCCGGTTTATCCGGAAGGTTTACAGAGAATGTAAAGATGCGGCCCCGCAGTACAAGACCTTTATTGATCATGGACGAAATCGTCAGCACGTCGATATTACCGCCGCTGACGATAGCGACCACCTTTTTACCGCGGCAGTTCAATTTCTTAAGACCCGCCAAAGGTAAAATACCGGAGTTTTCAGCCACCAATTTATGTTTTTCGACGAGCAGTAAAAAGGCTTCCATCAATTCATAATCGGAGACGGTAACGATATCATCTACATATTTCTTGATGTATTCCAATGTGGTTTCACCGATCAATCGCACCGCCGTACCGTCCGCAATCGTCGCCACCTCGTCGAGAGGCACCGGATGATCCGCTTTCAAAGCTGCCAAAGCACTTGCGGCTCCTTCCGGCTCCACGCCGATGATCTTAATCCGAGGATTTTTCAGCTTCGCCGCCGCCGCAATGCCGGACACGATGCCGCCCCCTCCGACGGGCACTAACAAGATGTCCGCATCGGGCAGTTCATCCAGAACCTCTAGAGCAATGGTCCCCTGACCTTCGATTACAGCTTCATCATCAAAGGGATGGACGAATACATAGCCGTATTCCTGTTGGAGCTCCATCGCTTTCTGATACGCTTCATCATAAATTTCACCGGACAGTACAACCTCAGCACCATATTGCTTTGTCGCATTGACCTTGATAAGAGGTGTATGTTTCGGCATGACGATGGTCGCCTTGATGCCGAGGCGTTTAGCAGCCAGCGCCACGCCTTGTGCATGATTACCGGCGGATGCGGCAATGACACCGCGAGCCTTTTCCTCTTCTGTCAGTTTTGCAATTTTATTATAGGCTCCGCGGACCTTAAAGGAGCCCGTTATCTGCAAGTTTTCCGGCTTGATATACACATCATTGCCGCACTCGTCTGAAAACACATCACTATGGAGCAATTTTGTTTTTACGGTAATCGTGTTTAACCGTTCCCGAGCTTCCATAAAATCATATAATTTACGCATGAATACACCTTTCCCCACTAGAGGCATTAAATTCAACTATACTATTCTTAATCTTCAAATACCTCAATAGCACCTTGTGCGGCGGAGGATACGTGGAGAGCATATTTCTTAAGATATCCGGTTACATTCGATTTGAAAGGTTTCAATGCCGCTTTACGGCGAGTAATTTCTTCGTCAGATACGGCAAGTTCCAATGTGCCGTTCGGAATATCGATATTGATGATATCCCCATCTTCAACGATGGCGATGGTACCGCCTGCAGCGGCTTCCGGAGATACATGACCGATAGAAGCGCCGCGTGTAGCACCGGAGAAACGACCGTCAGTCAACAACGCCACATCTTTATCGAGGCCCATACCGGCGATCATCGATGTAGGTGTCAACATTTCCCGCATGCCCGGACCGCCTTTAGGGCCTTCATAGCGAATGACAACGATATCACCCTTTACGATTTTACCGCCCGTAATCGCTTCAACCGCTTCTTCTTCGCTGTTGAACACCTTGGCAGGACCTGAATGAACGAGCATATCCTCATCGACCGCACCGGCTTTTACAACGGAACCGTCTACCGCAAGATTGCCTTTAAGTACCGCGATGCCGCCGGTTTCATGTACAGGATTATTCCACGGATGGATAACATCTTCATCAACGACATGAGCCGCCTCCGCGATTTCTCCCTGCGTTTTTAGGGCTACGGTCTTGCAATCCTTATGAAGTCGACCGTTTTCCGCTAAGCGTTTCAGTACAGCGGATACGCCGCCGGCCGCATACAAATCCTCGATGAAGTAAACGCCGGACGGAGACAATTTAGATAATTGCGGTGTGATCTGAGCAATGCGGTCAAAGTCATCCAAGGTCAACTCTACCCCCGCTTCATGGGCGATAGCCGGCAAATGAAGCGCCGTATTGGACGAGCCGCCCAAAGCCATATCGAGGGCTACCGCATTTTCAAAGGCTTCACGCGTCATGATATCCTTCGGACGGAGGTTTTCCTTGAGAACCTTTACGGCCTGCATACCGGCCAACTTCGCCAAACGTAAACGCTCGGAATATACGGCAGGAATAGTTCCGTTACCGGGAAGGCCCATGCCGAGAGCTTCCGTCAGACAGTTCATCGTGTTGGCTGTATACATACCCGAACAGGATCCGCACGTAGGACATGCGCTGTTTTCGATATCCTGCAGTTCCGCATCGTCCATTTCACCGGTTTGATGCTTGCCGACCGCTTCAAATACATCGGATAAGCCGATTTTTTTACCCTTATGTACACCGGCCAACATAGCGCCGCCGGATACAAATACGGATGGAATATTAAGCCGAGCCGCAGCGATTAACATGCCCGGTACGACCTTATCGCAGTTCGGGATGAACACCATCGCATCGAACGGCGTCGCCATCGCAGTGGCTTCGATAGAGTCCGCGATGATATTACGAGTCACCAAGGAGTATTTCATGCCGATGTGGTTCATCGCAAGGCCGTCACAAATGCCGATTGTATTGAACTCGATCGGAACACCGCCTGCGTTGCGGATACCGTCCTTTACGGCTTGCACAATATTTTTGAGTCCTACGTGACCTGGAATAATTTCGTTGAAAGAATTCGCAATGCCGATAACGGGTCTGCCCATTTCCTCGTCAACAAAGCCCAATGCCTTCAATAACGATCTATGTGGTGCACGTGCCACGCCCGTTTTCAAATTGTCACTTCTACAACTCATGATGATCTCCTCGTTTCCTTTGAAAGTATCCACTTGGACGGCTTTCACAAAATAAAAAAGACGATTCCTATGAATCGCCTTAAAAGTTTACAAATGATATTTCTCTTGTTTACAGAATTCCCAGATACATAAATAAGCCTATGTACCCCTTGGAAAATATACATATAAGAAACAAACCATATAGCCAAATCTTATTGATTGTATATTAAACCATTCGCGGAACTTCTAAGACAAAAACGTGTTAAGTTGTTGTTCATAATTCGAATGTTTTTAATAATCACGACGAGCGCGATAATCAACAAGCTGATGACTAAACCTAACATGTTTCCTCCTGAAATAATCTGTAATATGAAATTATAATATCACGTTACATTGTGCTATGCAAGATAAACATTAGTCTAATACGGGAAAACATCATAAAAATTTATGAGGGTTGGGTATAGAAAAAATCTATCTCAAAATTAATTTTTACCCCATTAAACCATATAACGAAATGATCCCCCGCCGTAGCGAGGGATCATGTACATTATAAAATACCGAAAAACCACATGCCGAACGTGCCGCCCCAGAAGTGAATCAAGAAGCTCACAACGGATATGGCGAGGCCTACGCGCCACCACGTACCTTGCGGCACATAGCCGGAGCCGAAGAAAATCGGCGTTACACCGGAGCTATAATGGGTTAACGTACAACCCGGGCTGTTCATCAAACCGAACAGCAAGATGGTGAACGGAATCGGTGCACCCATCGCGACCAGAATCGCCGCAAAGGCGGAGAACAACGCCGTAATACGGGCCGTGCCGCTGGCAAAGAAGTACTGAGAATACACGAAGGTTGCGGAAATAATGAAGGACGCCCAGAACCAGTCAAAACCGGCTAAATGCTGACTGACAAAATCGGCAAAAACGGCCACCACGCCGAGTTTACCGAGAAGTCCGGCCATGCCTACAAGGGTGCCCATCCAGATGAGGATATCCCAACCGGTGCGTTCACCTAGGATGTCCTCCCATGTAAGGGATCCCGTTACAACGCAAGCCAATACTCCCATCATCGCAATCACGGTAGGATGAAGCTTAGTCCAAATCGCGGTGGCCCAAAGCAAGATACAAAGCACAAAGATAATAGCCACGGAAATCTCGGCCTTCGTAACAGGTCCGAGAGCATCCAGTTCCTTTTGAGCCATCGCGGCCGCTTCAGGGGTTTCCCTGATTTCAGGCGGATAAATCTTGTAAATGAACCACGGCATCAGGATCATACAGATAACACCCGGAATAACACCGGCCTGAAACCATTCCCACCACGAAATATCGTAGCCGAACAGCTTCGCACCTAATGATGTAATCAACAAGTTGCCGCTGCAGGCGGTCAGGAATATCGTGACCGTAATGGTGTTAATCGTATGTGCCGTCGTCATCAGATACGCACCGATACGTCGAGACGTAGAAGCGTGCGGTTCGGAACCGAAGGCAAGAGAAATATTCTGTACAATCGGAAATATAATACCGCCGCCCCGTGCCGTATTGGACGGCGTCGCCGGCGAAATAATCAAATCGGTACACGCCAGAGCATAGGCCAGTTTCAAAGAGCTGGTGCCGAAGGCCCTGATCAAGGTGTACGCAATGCGCCTACCGAGTCCTGAATTAATAATGCCCCGCGAGAAGAATACGGCCGCCACGATGAGCCATACATTGGCCTCCGCATAACCGCCGAGAGCCTGCACCATGGTAATGGACTGTGTCGCCACCGCCGCTACGATACCGAACAGAGCCATGATACCCGTCGGCCAGGGCCGTAAAATAAAGCCTACAATCGTAGCCGTAAAAATAGCTAATAAATGCCAGCCTTCCGGCTTAATCGCCTCCGTATGAGGCAAGAACCAAATAATGAGCCCCACAAAAAATGTCAAGGCCGCTCGTATCCATGTATTCATAGGACCTCCCTCTAAATATGCACACACATTAACAGCACACGTTCAATTACAATTACAATTACAATTACAATTACAATTAATTATAAGGCGCGCATCACACATAACCGCCATACCTTATCAGCAACTTTCTAAAAAAGCTTTGATTTTAGGATTTCGCTGCAGCTCATCCATCTGTTCCGGCGATAACAACTTCACCTTATCCCGATCTTTATTCACGAGGCAGAGAAATCCGATATAATCCCCCTTATTCGCGCGGAACTGATGAATCGTACTGCCCGGAATTTCGATGAAATCACCGGACTCAACATCATGAATGTCATCCCCCAGTAACAGCTGCCCCTTCCCCCTAAATATCATGACCATATGAGTATGTTCATGATACTCCAATGTGGAATAACCGCCGGGCAGACATTCAAAATAGCGGAATTGACAAGGAATATCGTAAGCACCGTCATAGAGGACCTGTCGCGTCACATCCTTAAAAGGACTGCCGTCCTGCTTGTATACCAAAGTATCTACGCCATCCCACTTGAAATTTTGCGCATCAAACTTGCGTATCATCTTATCACCTCATTACAAAAAAGGGCTGCATCGAAACAATGTTTCAATACAGCTCCATAAGTCCGATTATTTAAAGAGACGTTTCAATGTACCCATTAAACCATGACTGTGCTTATGTACACCGTCCGCGACGGATGCCACTTCAAAGCCCGTCTTTTCGATGGCCGTTGTAATCGTCTCAACAGATACCTTAGCCGGATCAAAAGATACGGTCGCCGTTTTTTCCGGCAAATCCACCTCCGCACTCAATACGCCCGGTAATCCTAACGATGCATCTTCTACGGTTTCTTTACAATTACTGCACATCATGCCCGGTACGGTAAATACCTTTGTAACAACGCCATTATCTTCGCCGCAACCACAATCTTTACACATAGTGATACCTCCTAATCTTCAGTTTCCTTATGTTTATCATCATTTTTGGCCCCTGCCGTCACATCGATGGTCGTCGCTTTTTTAACGGCTTCCTTCGTTTCGTCTACAGCTTTTTTAGGCCCCGATATGGCATCTTTAAACTCATTGATGCCCTTACCGATAGCTTTACCCACTTCAGGTAATTTTCCAGGTCCGAAGATAACTAGAGCAATCACTAATATAACTATTAATTCAGGTGTTCCTATAGACCCCATATGTATCTCCTTTGTTTCTACTTATACTACATTCTTTAGTGTACATCATCATAAGCGGCTTTGTCCACATACCAGGTCATATCTTCCTGTGAAAGTACCGCCCCCGGCAACACGCGACCGATGCGCTTGTCCCAGGCCGTATCTTCGTAGTCCTCACGCTGGTACAACACCTTTGTTAAAGCCGCCTTCTTGCTTTCACCGGTTACAGTAAACCATACCGCATCAGTTCTAGCGAGAAACGAGAATGTCATGGAAATACGTTCCCATACCTTGCCGTCCTCAACGGCCACCACATCGTGATCCGTTATACGCAATGCATGAGACCCCGCAAATAACCCGGCCGTATGACCGTCTTCACCGAGGTCGAGAATCGCCAGATCAAGACCGCCTTTCTTGCACGCCTTGAGAACCGTCTGAACCTCTTTCTCATATTCCCCGGCCGCCTCCACGACGGTCTTGGATTCTGTGTTAATCGGCAGAAAATGAGCCGCACCACGAGCTTTACACAATAGATAAGGCTTTACGCGATTATAGTAATTATCCTCATGAGATTGCGGCAAAAAACGTTCATCCGTCCATACAAAGAATACCCGCTCCCAGTTCAAACGATCGATATACTCCGGAGAATTGAGCATTTCCAATAATCCGTTTACCACCGTTCCCCCTGTAATACCCACGACACAAGTCTCGGTACGGGCGATTTCCTCATTGGTGAAAGCGATAAAATCCTCCACCATAGCATTCACGACATCATCAGGACTGTCATAACACTTAATTGTATCTTGAGCCATCTAATATGGACCTCCTAAAACTATTTCAATAGTTCTATTATATACACTTTTTCTGTGTAATGAAAGCAAAACCGATGTAACTCAATAGTTGGAGCCACATCGGTTCTAATTATATTTGTATCTTCTTATGAATTACAGGAAATTCCATTCCATATATTCATAAATCCATATTAATTTTGACCAAATTTAGGACGGCGACGCTCTGTGAAAGCACGTACACCTTCTTTGAAGTCCTCTGAAAGACCTAATGCACATTGGTTTTCTACCTCAAACTTCTTGTACTCTTCCCAACCTGCTAAGAAGCTATTCCACATCATTTCCTTCATAACGCGGTAAGATTGTGCAGGTCCTTTTGCCAACTTCTCAACAAGGCGTCTTGTAGCGGTCTCCAGATCCTCTAGTTCGCAAACCTTATACACAAAGCCAAGTTCCTTACCCTTTTCAGCAGATACGGCTTCACCGGTCATAACGATATGCATAGCACGGTTCATACCAATAGAACGAGCTAGTAGGAATAAACCGCCTGCATCAGGAGCAAGGCCAACGTTTACAAAGGCTTGAATAAAGCGTACGTTATTAGCAGCCACAACAAAGTCCGCTGCCAAAGCCATATTGAAGGCAGCACCTGCTGCAGCGCCTTGAAGGCTCATGATAACAGGTTTTGGTAACTTCTTCATAGCCATAGAAATCTCAGCTACCAGTTCAACGATTTCAAATAAAGACTCAGTATCCCCTTCGTTTACAGCGCGCTCCATCTCCGTTAAATCACCACCCGCAGAGAACACCTTCCCCTCTGCATTGATGAGCAATGCACGAACACTTTCATCATTATGAGCTTTATCTAAAACCTCAAGGATCTCCTTGCACATCTCGATATTAAAACCATTCGCCACAGTAGGACGATTAAACGTCAATGTGCCGATGCCGTTGTCTACGACATACTGAATTGTATTATATATCATAAATCGATCTCCTATATACAACAATTTATCTGCTCCGCTATCTATACCGCTAATAAACGCGCTTAAAATACAATCGCCCAAACCTTGCCCAGATAGCAACTTACAGCAAACATTCTATCGAAAATATTCGATTGCAATTCTATTATAGGAGAATTAAGTATAGATGTAAATACAATCTTATAATCACAATACAACGTTATGTAAAAATTATACCTTCTAGGATCCCAAGCTAGTATAACAAACCTTTAGTGCGTAAATATCGCTCAGCAACATCATGAGGTTTCTGTCCTTCCGATTCCACCTCGTAGTTCATATATGACATATCCTGATTCGTAATCGTATGTGTCAATTTCATCAATACCGCTTCTAGCTCGGGATGCTTCTTTAGCACATCCATTCTGACCACATTGCCGCAAATATACGACGGATATAAATGTTTATCATCCTCAAGAACGACGATAGACGCATAACTCAACTGCCCGTCAGTAGTAAATATAGGCATGGCATCCACATGTCCGCTTTCAATAGCCTGATATTTCAAACCTATATCCATATCCTTCATATCTTTAAAGTGCATGCCATATACCCGCTGTAATCCCGAATACCCATCTTGACGCCCGAAGAAATCATATTCCCCGCCCAAAATTAATTGTGATGAAACCTTCGCTAAATCCGAATATGTTTTCAAGTTATATTTGTTAGCAATATCCTTACGTACAGCCATCCCATATGTATTATTGAAGCCATACATACCTACCCATTTAAATTGATAAGTAGCCTCGTAAGCGCGCTGTAATTCATCAAATAAATTTTCACTATATTGCGTATCTCGTTTTAGTACTGCATTCCAACCGGTGCCTGTATATTCAGGATAGATATCAAATTCACCGGACTCCATGGCCGGTTGAATATTAGAGGTTCCTCCGCCGACTCCGGCTGTTACTTCAACAGCTAAATCTGTATCCTGTTCAATAAGAAGTTTCAACATATCGCCCAAAATCAACTGCTCTGTCATCGGTTTTGTAGCTACATGAATTACATCGGATTGTTGCGACGGCCACATGACCATGCCAATACCGCTGATTATCACAATAAAGGTTGCAATACCAATACGTTTAAGAGCTCTCGAATAACGCCCTCTATATAGTATAACTTTCTCAAAAAGACCCAATACCCCATCCATAACCAATGCTAAAAA
It encodes the following:
- a CDS encoding glycine betaine ABC transporter substrate-binding protein, with amino-acid sequence MIENVYHLLVENWSFFSGLLWEHIGIALLSSVIAIILGVVAGILLNEYRRAVHPTMMVINFLYTIPSISMLGFLIPFSGIGNATAVIALVIYALLPMVRNTYIGLSGIDKEMIEAATSLGLSRVQCLLYIELPLAFPVIMVGIRNMLVMTIALTGVASFIGAGGLGVAIYRGITTNNTTMTVAGSLLIAFLALVMDGVLGLFEKVILYRGRYSRALKRIGIATFIVIISGIGMVMWPSQQSDVIHVATKPMTEQLILGDMLKLLIEQDTDLAVEVTAGVGGGTSNIQPAMESGEFDIYPEYTGTGWNAVLKRDTQYSENLFDELQRAYEATYQFKWVGMYGFNNTYGMAVRKDIANKYNLKTYSDLAKVSSQLILGGEYDFFGRQDGYSGLQRVYGMHFKDMKDMDIGLKYQAIESGHVDAMPIFTTDGQLSYASIVVLEDDKHLYPSYICGNVVRMDVLKKHPELEAVLMKLTHTITNQDMSYMNYEVESEGQKPHDVAERYLRTKGLLY
- the ilvB gene encoding biosynthetic-type acetolactate synthase large subunit, which codes for MSAETINGARIVLETLHRLGVTDMFGYPGGAVIPIYDEIYSFPEIKHYFVRHEQGAAHAADGYARVSGKIGVCLATSGPGATNLVTGIMTAYMDSVPMVAITGQVGRPFIGKDSFQEADIQGITMPITKHNYLVQDIHDLPRIIKEAYFIAGTGRPGPVLIDIPKDIQTETISLAEYNKLYEVPISLEGYDPTYKGHQGQIKKAATLIKNAKRPLIIAGAGILKANAMAELKTLAETAQIPVTNTLVGLGGFPGNHELALGMVGMHGSVAANNCTDEADLVIAAGIRFHDRITGHPDFFCKKAKIIHIDIDPAEIDKNVAIDVPIVGDLKHVLSDLNALVEPATHEPWLAQIREWQEEYPMVVPEPDKDELHPQYVLSELNKIINDDAVIVTDVGQHQMWAAQFLTHKSPHTIVTSGGAGTMGYGLPAAIGAQVGAPDKQVILVVGDGGFQMTFEELMMVRQYNLPIKIVIINNGYLGMVRQWQEIFNDRRYSYVDLEVSPDFLKLAEAFGLKADRLDTVEALDENLKRYITSPGSIILDCRVSREDNVLPMIPAGGTVSGMMGKKGVL
- a CDS encoding cupin domain-containing protein gives rise to the protein MIRKFDAQNFKWDGVDTLVYKQDGSPFKDVTRQVLYDGAYDIPCQFRYFECLPGGYSTLEYHEHTHMVMIFRGKGQLLLGDDIHDVESGDFIEIPGSTIHQFRANKGDYIGFLCLVNKDRDKVKLLSPEQMDELQRNPKIKAFLESC
- the ilvD gene encoding dihydroxy-acid dehydratase produces the protein MSCRSDNLKTGVARAPHRSLLKALGFVDEEMGRPVIGIANSFNEIIPGHVGLKNIVQAVKDGIRNAGGVPIEFNTIGICDGLAMNHIGMKYSLVTRNIIADSIEATAMATPFDAMVFIPNCDKVVPGMLIAAARLNIPSVFVSGGAMLAGVHKGKKIGLSDVFEAVGKHQTGEMDDAELQDIENSACPTCGSCSGMYTANTMNCLTEALGMGLPGNGTIPAVYSERLRLAKLAGMQAVKVLKENLRPKDIMTREAFENAVALDMALGGSSNTALHLPAIAHEAGVELTLDDFDRIAQITPQLSKLSPSGVYFIEDLYAAGGVSAVLKRLAENGRLHKDCKTVALKTQGEIAEAAHVVDEDVIHPWNNPVHETGGIAVLKGNLAVDGSVVKAGAVDEDMLVHSGPAKVFNSEEEAVEAITGGKIVKGDIVVIRYEGPKGGPGMREMLTPTSMIAGMGLDKDVALLTDGRFSGATRGASIGHVSPEAAAGGTIAIVEDGDIINIDIPNGTLELAVSDEEITRRKAALKPFKSNVTGYLKKYALHVSSAAQGAIEVFED
- a CDS encoding DASS family sodium-coupled anion symporter; protein product: MNTWIRAALTFFVGLIIWFLPHTEAIKPEGWHLLAIFTATIVGFILRPWPTGIMALFGIVAAVATQSITMVQALGGYAEANVWLIVAAVFFSRGIINSGLGRRIAYTLIRAFGTSSLKLAYALACTDLIISPATPSNTARGGGIIFPIVQNISLAFGSEPHASTSRRIGAYLMTTAHTINTITVTIFLTACSGNLLITSLGAKLFGYDISWWEWFQAGVIPGVICMILMPWFIYKIYPPEIRETPEAAAMAQKELDALGPVTKAEISVAIIFVLCILLWATAIWTKLHPTVIAMMGVLACVVTGSLTWEDILGERTGWDILIWMGTLVGMAGLLGKLGVVAVFADFVSQHLAGFDWFWASFIISATFVYSQYFFASGTARITALFSAFAAILVAMGAPIPFTILLFGLMNSPGCTLTHYSSGVTPIFFGSGYVPQGTWWRVGLAISVVSFLIHFWGGTFGMWFFGIL
- the pgl gene encoding 6-phosphogluconolactonase; the encoded protein is MAQDTIKCYDSPDDVVNAMVEDFIAFTNEEIARTETCVVGITGGTVVNGLLEMLNSPEYIDRLNWERVFFVWTDERFLPQSHEDNYYNRVKPYLLCKARGAAHFLPINTESKTVVEAAGEYEKEVQTVLKACKKGGLDLAILDLGEDGHTAGLFAGSHALRITDHDVVAVEDGKVWERISMTFSFLARTDAVWFTVTGESKKAALTKVLYQREDYEDTAWDKRIGRVLPGAVLSQEDMTWYVDKAAYDDVH
- a CDS encoding heavy-metal-associated domain-containing protein, producing the protein MCKDCGCGEDNGVVTKVFTVPGMMCSNCKETVEDASLGLPGVLSAEVDLPEKTATVSFDPAKVSVETITTAIEKTGFEVASVADGVHKHSHGLMGTLKRLFK
- a CDS encoding Sec-independent protein translocase subunit TatA/TatB, which gives rise to MGSIGTPELIVILVIALVIFGPGKLPEVGKAIGKGINEFKDAISGPKKAVDETKEAVKKATTIDVTAGAKNDDKHKETED
- the ilvA gene encoding threonine ammonia-lyase, translated to MRKLYDFMEARERLNTITVKTKLLHSDVFSDECGNDVYIKPENLQITGSFKVRGAYNKIAKLTEEEKARGVIAASAGNHAQGVALAAKRLGIKATIVMPKHTPLIKVNATKQYGAEVVLSGEIYDEAYQKAMELQQEYGYVFVHPFDDEAVIEGQGTIALEVLDELPDADILLVPVGGGGIVSGIAAAAKLKNPRIKIIGVEPEGAASALAALKADHPVPLDEVATIADGTAVRLIGETTLEYIKKYVDDIVTVSDYELMEAFLLLVEKHKLVAENSGILPLAGLKKLNCRGKKVVAIVSGGNIDVLTISSMINKGLVLRGRIFTFSVNLPDKPGQLVAVSEMLADADANVIKLDHNQFKNLDRFHEVELQVTVETNGEEHIQSIIETFKKNGYTIKRLNSSEILSE
- a CDS encoding enoyl-CoA hydratase, with the protein product MIYNTIQYVVDNGIGTLTFNRPTVANGFNIEMCKEILEVLDKAHNDESVRALLINAEGKVFSAGGDLTEMERAVNEGDTESLFEIVELVAEISMAMKKLPKPVIMSLQGAAAGAAFNMALAADFVVAANNVRFIQAFVNVGLAPDAGGLFLLARSIGMNRAMHIVMTGEAVSAEKGKELGFVYKVCELEDLETATRRLVEKLAKGPAQSYRVMKEMMWNSFLAGWEEYKKFEVENQCALGLSEDFKEGVRAFTERRRPKFGQN